A part of Vulcanisaeta moutnovskia 768-28 genomic DNA contains:
- a CDS encoding pyrimidine dimer DNA glycosylase/endonuclease V produces the protein MQVFRPYIEYRKSAQFLDNLRLGKQRVETKQVLLAILRRMGIINDGKRGWVNHPIVLMYYNNGNPYIDDLINYFYALVDEWESRGFRNSISLNDVEVYLKYVNGIPGTPITPIIAREYRRVLLLKDPCYYIGKLSNDEILELVSTSPVYFKGINEWIRDVYNDYLKFVDALKKGIITCSSIFPKRD, from the coding sequence ATGCAGGTGTTTAGACCATACATTGAGTATAGAAAATCGGCGCAATTCCTGGATAATCTACGGCTTGGTAAACAACGAGTTGAAACCAAGCAGGTCTTGTTGGCAATACTTAGGAGGATGGGCATTATTAATGATGGCAAGCGTGGGTGGGTTAATCATCCCATTGTACTTATGTATTACAATAATGGAAATCCCTATATCGATGACTTAATTAATTATTTCTATGCACTAGTTGATGAGTGGGAGAGTAGAGGATTTAGAAACAGTATTTCCCTGAATGACGTTGAGGTGTATCTTAAGTATGTAAACGGTATCCCTGGCACGCCCATCACGCCTATAATTGCTAGGGAATATCGAAGAGTCTTATTGCTTAAGGATCCATGTTACTACATTGGTAAGTTAAGTAATGATGAGATCCTTGAGCTTGTTTCGACGAGCCCCGTGTATTTTAAGGGCATTAATGAGTGGATTAGGGATGTTTACAATGATTACCTTAAATTTGTTGATGCGCTTAAAAAAGGCATTATAACCTGTAGCTCTATTTTTCCTAAGCGTGATTAA
- a CDS encoding complex I subunit 5 family protein, whose product MLMQSDPVLLASLALPFVASVIAGIIGKRFSRVAMIITSISFIPLFIYSSYLLVLGKAYLIPLGALPRPIGMVYLISDGLSNAFGLAIALVGIALEIASYPYMKHRFHVLELTEQFDVYYLLFTLCAASMELMIYSYNLLLMYIALEVSLITPVILIYYYGYDTQGMTRRWIALLYFVYGMLASTLFLIGAVMVGLENGTMDLYTIKSISVIAWALMFIGLLIKLPSFGPHVWIPWVHGSHPTPVAALISGLVGLMAYVLARIYLVSPYFINMFRLPILVYAIVGGIIISLGVIRHSYHYKWLLAYSTAANSTYLLIGLALGPYGILGLTMHYISHLFGKTILFMTAASIIVYYEEFDMKKMGGLQTYMPSVGAAAVLGWMALSGILTLSMLAEFYLFLGLINVILPSYPLWVFIGLASGLAIIFVLTGYYGFWALKQVFYGQSRGNYHKVSVDPKLVIPLYVLGLAAIILLFPPASTYLVHSVLMSISMIMR is encoded by the coding sequence ATGCTCATGCAAAGTGATCCAGTACTATTAGCATCTTTAGCCTTACCTTTCGTGGCTTCAGTAATAGCTGGAATAATAGGTAAGAGGTTCAGTAGGGTTGCAATGATTATAACCTCTATATCCTTTATACCATTATTTATATACTCATCATACTTACTAGTACTTGGTAAGGCTTACTTAATTCCACTTGGCGCCCTGCCAAGACCAATAGGTATGGTCTATTTGATAAGTGATGGCTTAAGTAATGCATTTGGTTTGGCAATAGCGCTTGTTGGAATAGCGCTGGAAATAGCTTCTTATCCATACATGAAGCATAGATTCCATGTATTAGAACTAACTGAGCAATTCGATGTATATTACCTACTCTTTACCTTATGCGCGGCAAGTATGGAATTAATGATATATTCATATAACTTATTGTTAATGTATATAGCCCTAGAGGTTTCATTAATAACACCTGTCATACTAATTTATTACTATGGTTATGATACGCAGGGTATGACAAGACGCTGGATTGCACTTCTTTATTTCGTATATGGAATGTTAGCAAGTACATTATTCCTAATAGGCGCCGTTATGGTTGGTCTAGAGAATGGGACAATGGATCTCTATACAATAAAGAGCATATCAGTTATAGCGTGGGCATTAATGTTCATAGGATTATTAATAAAATTACCAAGCTTTGGTCCACATGTATGGATACCTTGGGTTCATGGATCTCATCCAACTCCAGTAGCGGCGTTAATATCAGGGCTTGTTGGATTAATGGCTTATGTACTAGCTAGGATATACCTAGTCTCTCCATATTTCATAAACATGTTTAGATTACCAATACTCGTTTATGCAATAGTTGGTGGGATCATAATAAGTCTTGGTGTGATTAGGCATAGTTACCACTATAAGTGGTTGCTTGCATATTCAACAGCGGCTAACTCCACGTACTTATTAATAGGACTTGCACTAGGTCCTTATGGAATACTTGGACTAACAATGCATTATATATCACACTTATTCGGCAAAACAATACTCTTCATGACCGCTGCATCAATAATTGTTTACTATGAGGAATTTGACATGAAAAAAATGGGTGGTCTTCAGACGTATATGCCATCGGTTGGTGCAGCTGCTGTACTCGGTTGGATGGCGCTTTCAGGAATACTAACATTATCAATGCTTGCCGAGTTTTACCTATTTCTTGGATTAATAAATGTTATACTGCCTTCATATCCATTATGGGTATTCATAGGTTTAGCCAGTGGATTAGCTATCATATTTGTGTTAACGGGGTACTACGGCTTCTGGGCTCTTAAGCAGGTGTTTTATGGGCAATCTAGGGGTAATTACCATAAGGTAAGCGTTGATCCTAAACTCGTAATACCATTATACGTACTTGGTCTAGCCGCGATAATACTTTTATTCCCACCAGCATCCACATACCTCGTGCATTCAGTACTAATGAGTATTAGTATGATAATGAGGTGA
- a CDS encoding NADH-quinone oxidoreductase subunit 5 family protein, with amino-acid sequence MSMFETLLGELMGLMLLSPIVLAAPITIYWLFNQDPRKAKPLAYLAVIGLGVSAIIATYIEIAFPWMNIAYNMPWMIIPTPSGSFTIYVSFIVNFLSRNMGLLTAWLAFIIGVYSLDYLADDYRLGWFWFFYNLFAASMLLMVYANDLLFMFIGWEGLGFSSWALIGHWYKDDDELSYVGRFGERLILNKPAWTTPSYAAYRAIATIRFGDMPMLGAIAAIGILGGSLILTPVNGVSAINWPHVISVLGVGGTVALLLAFMLGPYTKSAQVPFNDWLLTAMTGPTSVSALLHSATMVAAGVYIFMRLTESLYMAGALTSAGVEIVYLTTVYIGLLTALLGALFATMIDERKVILAGSTMSSLGFMMGVTALTPFIPQTLTVGMYVVPLAVLVAFSYLIIHALAKATLFLVSGHLIHVTHTRFNMGDWEFGKRMKAAFYAALAAAISLGGVPPLAGYWIHAAMDEVATETVSVVGYGAYILMLLASLAYVAFLSRFVSLNFIKGERPHTHEEHGKYPLMVAAYIITGTAALASLAIPFVLQPAIFISAGVDPIVIAVGIVLWIIFIIALIKPRVGNLGLITRIFERRYYIQTFMDVVLAGFGLALTLAAFYIYKGFDILFNFLIPDAFNALSRYIRSIQRGYLRTYLEMLLVTLAIAILVILIIIALLM; translated from the coding sequence ATGAGCATGTTCGAAACCTTACTTGGTGAATTAATGGGATTAATGTTGTTATCACCTATAGTACTTGCTGCACCCATAACTATTTATTGGCTATTTAACCAAGATCCGAGGAAAGCTAAGCCATTAGCTTATCTAGCGGTTATTGGTCTCGGAGTGTCCGCAATCATAGCCACTTACATAGAAATTGCATTTCCATGGATGAACATAGCCTATAACATGCCTTGGATGATCATACCCACTCCCAGTGGTAGTTTCACTATATATGTATCGTTTATTGTTAACTTTCTCAGCAGGAACATGGGATTATTAACTGCTTGGTTGGCCTTCATAATAGGAGTATATAGCCTTGATTATTTAGCCGATGATTACAGACTTGGTTGGTTCTGGTTCTTCTATAACCTCTTTGCAGCGTCCATGTTACTCATGGTATATGCTAATGACTTATTGTTCATGTTCATTGGATGGGAGGGTCTTGGCTTTAGTTCCTGGGCTCTCATAGGGCATTGGTATAAGGATGATGATGAATTATCATACGTAGGGAGGTTTGGTGAGAGACTAATTTTGAATAAACCGGCCTGGACCACGCCATCCTATGCAGCGTATAGGGCTATAGCCACGATAAGGTTTGGTGATATGCCAATGTTAGGTGCAATAGCCGCAATAGGCATATTAGGTGGTTCCCTAATATTGACCCCTGTAAATGGTGTTTCAGCCATAAACTGGCCTCATGTGATTTCAGTACTTGGTGTTGGTGGTACCGTTGCCTTATTACTGGCATTCATGCTTGGTCCATACACAAAGAGTGCCCAGGTTCCGTTTAATGATTGGTTACTCACGGCAATGACGGGCCCTACCTCGGTCTCAGCATTACTACACTCAGCGACTATGGTTGCGGCCGGTGTCTACATATTCATGAGGCTGACGGAGTCGTTGTACATGGCTGGCGCATTAACGAGTGCAGGTGTTGAGATTGTTTATTTAACAACCGTGTATATAGGGCTATTAACGGCATTGTTGGGGGCGTTGTTTGCCACGATGATTGATGAGAGGAAGGTTATCTTGGCAGGATCGACTATGTCCTCCCTAGGTTTTATGATGGGTGTAACAGCGTTAACGCCATTTATACCCCAGACGCTCACGGTGGGTATGTACGTAGTACCGCTGGCCGTGCTTGTGGCATTCTCATACTTAATAATTCACGCACTTGCTAAAGCCACATTATTCCTAGTCAGTGGTCACTTAATACATGTAACCCACACCAGGTTTAACATGGGTGATTGGGAGTTCGGTAAGAGAATGAAGGCTGCATTCTACGCAGCATTGGCCGCAGCCATATCCCTCGGTGGTGTACCTCCATTAGCTGGCTATTGGATTCATGCCGCGATGGACGAGGTCGCCACAGAAACCGTTTCTGTTGTCGGTTATGGCGCGTACATTCTCATGTTGTTGGCTAGCCTAGCCTATGTGGCGTTCTTATCAAGATTTGTTTCACTTAATTTCATAAAAGGTGAGAGACCGCACACACATGAGGAGCATGGCAAGTACCCACTTATGGTTGCGGCCTACATAATTACAGGAACGGCAGCGCTCGCCTCATTAGCGATACCCTTCGTGTTACAGCCAGCTATATTCATAAGTGCAGGTGTTGATCCTATAGTCATCGCTGTGGGTATTGTGTTATGGATAATCTTCATAATAGCCCTAATAAAGCCTAGGGTTGGTAATTTGGGATTAATAACTAGGATATTCGAAAGGAGGTATTACATACAGACCTTCATGGACGTCGTTTTGGCAGGTTTTGGGCTCGCTTTGACATTGGCCGCGTTTTACATCTATAAGGGTTTCGATATATTATTCAACTTCCTGATACCAGACGCATTTAATGCGTTGTCTAGGTATATTAGGTCAATACAAAGGGGTTATTTAAGAACGTATTTAGAGATGCTGCTCGTTACGTTGGCAATCGCAATATTGGTGATCCTAATAATAATAGCATTATTGATGTAG